The following proteins are encoded in a genomic region of Arachis stenosperma cultivar V10309 chromosome 4, arast.V10309.gnm1.PFL2, whole genome shotgun sequence:
- the LOC130976002 gene encoding peptidyl-prolyl cis-trans isomerase FKBP62-like, producing the protein MEEDFDMPQAEEMNEDFDLPDEDPILKVGEEKEIGNQGLKKKLLKEGQGWDTPEVGDEVEVHYTGTLLDGTKFDSSRDRDSTFKFTLGQGQVIKGWDEGIKTMKKAENALFTIPPALAYGASGSPPTIPPNATLQFDVELLSWTSVKDICKDGGIFKKILKEGEGWENPKDPDEVLVKYEVLLEDGKAVAKSDGVEFSVREGHYCPALSKAVKTMKKGEKVILTVKPQYGFGEKGKPADGDEGAVPPNATLQITLELVSWKTVSEVTDDKKVVKKILSEGQGYERPNEGAVVKVKLTGKLKDGTVFVTKGHEEELFQFRTDEEQVIDGLDRGVMSMKKGEVALLTIAPEYAFGSAESQQELAVVPSNSTVYYEVELVSFEKEKESWDLNTQEKIEAAGKKKEEGNVLFKAAKYVRASKRYDKAVKFIEYDSSFSADEKKQAKTLKVACNLNNAACKLKLKEYKEAEKLCTKVLELESTNVKALYRRAQAYMQLADLDLAEFDIKKALDIDPDNREVKLEYRTLKEKVKEYNKKEQKFYGNIFNKLTKAGS; encoded by the exons ATGGAAGAAGACTTCGACATGCCCCAAGCTGAGGAGATGAACGAAGACTTTGATCTCCCCGACGAGGACCCAATCCTGAAGGTTGGCGAGGAGAAGGAGATCGGAAACCAAGGCCTCAAGAAGAAGCTCCTCAAGGAAGGTCAAGGCTGGGATACCCCCGAAGTTGGTGATGAAGTCGAAG TTCACTACACGGGGACTCTGCTTGATGGAACGAAGTTCGATTCGAGCCGCGATAGGGATAGCACTTTCAAGTTCACTCTCGGACAAG GGCAAGTAATTAAAGGATGGGATGAAGGCATTAAAACCATGAAAAAGGCGGAAAATGCTCTTTTCACCATCCCTCCTGCGCTAGCCTATGGTGCATCTGGCTCACCTCCAACTATTCCTCCGAATGCAACACTCCAGTTTGATGTCGAGCTTTTGTCTTGGACTAGTGTAAAGGACATATGTAAGGATGGTGGTATATTTAAGAAAATACTTAAGGAGGGGGAAGGATGGGAAAACCCCAAGGATCCTGATGAAGTATTAG TTAAGTATGAGGTTCTTCTGGAAGATGGAAAGGCTGTGGCTAAGTCTGATGGAGTGGAGTTCAGTGTCAGAGAGG GTCACTATTGTCCTGCATTGTCAAAGGCTGTTAAAACCATGAAGAAGGGAGAGAAAGTTATTTTGACAGTGAAGCCACAAT ATGGATTTGGTGAGAAAGGGAAGCCAGCAGATGGTGATGAAGGAGCAGTTCCACCAAACGCAACATTGCAGATTACTCTCGAGTTAGTCTCCTGGAAGACTGTGTCTGAGGTAACTGATGACAAGAAAGTGGTGAAGAAGATACTCAGTGAAGGGCAAGGATATGAGCGGCCAAATGAGGGGGCTGTTGTGAAAG TGAAACTGACTGGTAAGCTGAAAGATGGCACTGTCTTTGTGACAAAGGGCCATGAAGAGGAGCTGTTTCAATTTAGAACAGACGAAG AGCAAGTCATTGATGGGCTTGATAGAGGTGTAATGTCCATGAAGAAAGGTGAAGTGGCATTACTGACTATTGCACCTGAGTATGCTTTTGGTTCAGCAGAATCCCAGCAAGAGTTGGCTGTTGTTCCTTCTAACTCAACTGTGTATTATGAGGTGGAGCTAGTTTCGTTCGAGAAG GAGAAGGAGTCCTGGGATCTGAACACTCAAGAGAAAATTGAAGCTGCTggtaagaagaaagaagaaggaaatgTATTATTTAAAGCTGCTAAATATGTAAGAGCTtccaaaagatatgataag GCAGTAAAGTTTATAGAATATGATTCCTCCTTCAGCGCTGATGAGAAAAAACAGGCCAAGACCTTGAAGGTTGCCTGCAATCTGAACAATGCTGCTTGCAAGTTGAAGTTAAAAGAATACAAAGAAGCAGAGAAATTGTGTACAAAG GTCCTGGAGCTTGAGAGTACCAATGTGAAAGCTCTTTACAGAAGGGCCCAGGCATATATGCAGTTGGCTGATTTGGATTTGGCTGAATTTGACATTAAGAAAGCTCTTGATATTGATCCTGACAATAG GGAGGTAAAGCTGGAGTACAGGActttgaaggagaaggttaaggAGTATAACAAAAAGGAGCAGAAGTTTTATGGAAACATATTCAACAAGTTGACAAAGGCTGGTTCTTGA